Proteins from a single region of Leuconostoc gasicomitatum LMG 18811:
- a CDS encoding sugar transferase translates to MLYKKVVKRVLDLLLAVPMAIILFIPLIVIGLIIKFTSKGPALFRQERYGMNSKPFLLYKFRSMTDEAPVKANSDFDDITSYVTPFGMIIRKTSIDELPQLMNIIKGDMSFIGPRPLAKTDSKVLFLRKHNGADQVLPGISGLAQVNGRNNLSDEDKAAYDAKYAAHLSFRVDMLLTVETFVSVMKRDGIFKETDIDDAGKDVVKHD, encoded by the coding sequence ATGTTGTATAAAAAAGTTGTTAAAAGAGTACTTGATTTATTACTTGCTGTTCCAATGGCTATTATTTTATTTATCCCACTAATTGTTATCGGGCTAATTATAAAGTTTACTTCAAAGGGACCCGCCTTATTTAGACAAGAACGATACGGTATGAATTCTAAACCTTTTTTGCTATATAAATTTCGGTCGATGACAGATGAGGCACCGGTAAAAGCAAACTCAGATTTCGATGATATTACCAGTTATGTCACACCTTTTGGTATGATCATTCGAAAAACTTCGATAGATGAATTGCCACAATTAATGAACATTATTAAAGGTGATATGAGTTTTATTGGACCACGTCCTTTAGCTAAAACAGATTCAAAAGTTTTATTTCTACGTAAACATAATGGTGCTGATCAAGTCTTACCTGGCATTTCAGGATTAGCACAAGTCAACGGTCGTAATAATCTTTCTGATGAAGATAAGGCTGCTTATGATGCTAAGTATGCAGCACATCTAAGTTTTAGAGTAGACATGTTGTTAACTGTTGAAACGTTTGTATCTGTTATGAAGCGTGATGGTATATTCAAGGAAACAGATATTGATGATGCAGGTAAAGACGTGGTGAAGCATGACTAA
- a CDS encoding glycosyltransferase, whose protein sequence is MTKKVLMLAAKANMIQQFNHRNIGILQGLGYEVHVATNMVDFGSMSSEEDERFKQWMINHDVIAHQIDFERRMGSLKGNLRSIKQLRRLFQQYDFTFTHVHSPLGSILGRLVAKQFKVPTIYTAHGFHFFKGGPKSGWLVFYPLEWLFSFITDTLITINDEDYTLAKKHMHAKHIVKINGIGVDVEKAWRVTDEEKQEARKRVRQELNIPEDAFLISSVGELSDRKNHRVVLQALKEMTPEQRQNIYYIIAGTGANGAMLNELAESFDFGEHFKLLGYRSDVHDINYASDISIFPSFQEGLGVAGLEAVVAGLYIIGSNIRGIRDYILNKSIGKTFPPSDPNILAAIIFEKSKYNYKKNTIDNDELINFDKRKVDYEMKKIYE, encoded by the coding sequence ATGACTAAGAAAGTATTAATGTTAGCAGCAAAGGCTAATATGATTCAACAATTTAATCATCGCAATATTGGAATTTTGCAAGGTTTAGGTTATGAAGTTCATGTTGCTACAAATATGGTAGACTTTGGATCTATGTCATCAGAAGAGGATGAACGATTTAAACAGTGGATGATTAATCATGATGTTATTGCGCATCAGATTGACTTTGAAAGGCGTATGGGTTCTTTAAAGGGAAACTTACGTTCGATTAAGCAACTGCGTCGATTGTTTCAACAATATGACTTCACTTTCACTCATGTACATTCACCGTTAGGTAGCATTTTAGGTCGCCTTGTTGCAAAACAATTTAAGGTGCCAACAATTTATACAGCACATGGCTTTCACTTCTTTAAAGGTGGACCTAAGAGTGGTTGGCTCGTTTTCTATCCGCTGGAATGGTTGTTTTCCTTCATAACAGATACGCTGATCACTATTAATGATGAAGATTATACTCTTGCTAAGAAACATATGCATGCCAAACATATTGTTAAAATTAATGGCATAGGCGTTGATGTAGAAAAAGCATGGCGTGTAACTGATGAAGAAAAGCAGGAAGCACGAAAAAGAGTACGTCAAGAATTAAATATTCCAGAAGACGCTTTTTTGATATCATCAGTTGGTGAGTTAAGTGATCGTAAAAATCATAGAGTTGTGTTGCAAGCTTTAAAAGAAATGACGCCAGAACAAAGACAAAATATTTATTACATTATTGCCGGAACCGGTGCGAATGGTGCAATGCTTAACGAACTTGCTGAAAGTTTTGATTTTGGTGAACATTTTAAATTATTAGGTTACCGCTCGGATGTACATGATATTAATTATGCTAGTGATATATCTATATTTCCATCGTTTCAAGAAGGCCTTGGTGTTGCTGGTTTAGAAGCAGTTGTTGCTGGACTATACATTATTGGAAGTAATATACGTGGTATACGGGACTATATATTAAATAAGTCAATAGGTAAAACTTTCCCACCGAGCGACCCAAATATTCTTGCTGCTATTATATTTGAAAAATCGAAATACAATTATAAAAAAAATACAATAGATAATGACGAGCTGATTAATTTTGACAAAAGAAAAGTTGATTATGAAATGAAGAAAATTTATGAATAA
- a CDS encoding glycosyltransferase, protein MNKQDKIVRLNKSKKVVFHFLNTGNYSGAENVVINIATLINDCEHVYVSPSGAIDKILKEFNIRHIVIKKLTSKTVYNVIKNNQPTIVHAHDFRASIMIARNASYIHSYGGFVISHLHNNDPRMRRFGLLPLLYRWSIPKYNKIIVVSESIIDEYIFSQYIKKNIDVLILKNIVNDSIILRKADMFVAPRSDLIYVGRLVEQKNPIMFLEIVKLITKVFPNVKANILGDGPLREKTEKFIWNNELTDNIELIGFTSNPYPYIKSSKIGVSTSKWEGFGLSILEEQLLGNPVVATPVGGVVDLVNEDVGMLSNSIKEMSAEIIQLLSNETYLAKKSCMAKENVKTKNSISHFQSILREVYGVENKYYSTHNNI, encoded by the coding sequence ATGAATAAGCAAGATAAAATAGTAAGATTAAATAAGTCAAAAAAGGTTGTGTTTCATTTTTTGAACACTGGAAATTATTCTGGTGCTGAGAATGTTGTAATTAATATAGCTACGTTAATAAATGATTGTGAGCATGTGTATGTTTCTCCTTCAGGAGCGATTGACAAAATTTTAAAAGAATTTAATATTCGTCATATTGTAATTAAAAAATTAACATCTAAGACAGTTTATAATGTAATTAAGAATAATCAACCAACTATAGTACATGCTCATGATTTTAGAGCAAGTATCATGATTGCCAGAAATGCAAGTTACATACACAGTTATGGTGGATTTGTGATTTCACATCTTCATAATAATGATCCTCGAATGCGGAGATTCGGACTGTTACCATTATTATATAGATGGAGTATTCCTAAATATAATAAAATTATAGTAGTTTCCGAGTCAATTATTGATGAATATATATTTAGTCAGTACATTAAAAAGAATATAGATGTCTTAATTTTAAAGAACATAGTCAATGATTCTATTATTTTAAGAAAGGCTGATATGTTTGTTGCTCCAAGATCTGATTTGATTTATGTTGGAAGATTAGTTGAGCAAAAAAATCCTATCATGTTTTTAGAGATAGTTAAATTAATTACTAAAGTTTTTCCTAATGTTAAGGCTAATATACTTGGGGATGGTCCTTTAAGAGAAAAGACTGAGAAATTTATATGGAATAATGAGTTAACTGATAACATTGAGTTAATTGGATTTACTTCTAACCCATACCCTTATATTAAATCTTCCAAGATAGGTGTGTCTACTTCAAAATGGGAAGGGTTTGGTCTTAGCATTCTTGAAGAACAGCTACTAGGAAATCCTGTCGTTGCAACACCAGTTGGTGGTGTTGTAGACTTGGTAAATGAGGATGTTGGTATGTTATCAAATTCAATTAAAGAAATGTCTGCTGAAATTATTCAACTGTTAAGTAACGAAACCTATTTAGCTAAAAAATCATGTATGGCAAAAGAAAACGTAAAAACGAAAAATAGTATTTCTCATTTCCAATCTATTTTAAGAGAGGTATACGGTGTTGAAAATAAATATTACAGTACTCACAACAACATATAA
- a CDS encoding glycosyltransferase family 2 protein, translating to MLKINITVLTTTYNRVELLQKLYDSLGKQSDQDFQWLIIDDGSTDNTFEVIKKISTKQNAFRINYFRKENGGKHTALNYAHSYITGDVITIVDSDDILVPDAVAAIRHYWDSVYKNKEYATVVFEQVNQSGVKLGEFPKKIYSGSDLDYRIKKAIAGDFAETIRASVFKKFPFPVYKNKEKFFPEGWLWTNVALLYSTVNISYTIVVGGYQDDGLSKRGRLMRLQSPVGLMKYYRLLENVKVISLKYKIKNALAFNVYKLSNQKFIHTLTGNEIKTEFGHDTLTERLLKLPAIIIYYYWKKR from the coding sequence GTGTTGAAAATAAATATTACAGTACTCACAACAACATATAATCGTGTTGAGCTTTTACAAAAATTATATGATAGTTTAGGAAAACAGTCAGACCAAGATTTTCAGTGGCTTATTATTGATGATGGGAGTACAGACAATACTTTTGAAGTAATTAAAAAAATTTCAACAAAACAAAATGCCTTTAGAATTAACTATTTTAGAAAAGAAAATGGTGGTAAACATACAGCTCTGAATTATGCGCATAGTTACATAACTGGAGACGTCATTACTATTGTAGATAGTGATGATATTTTGGTTCCTGATGCTGTAGCCGCTATTAGGCATTACTGGGATTCCGTGTATAAGAATAAAGAGTATGCAACAGTTGTATTTGAGCAAGTAAATCAATCCGGAGTTAAACTTGGTGAGTTTCCTAAAAAAATTTATTCTGGATCTGACTTAGATTACAGAATAAAAAAAGCTATTGCGGGTGACTTTGCTGAAACCATCAGGGCATCTGTTTTTAAAAAATTTCCTTTTCCGGTATATAAAAATAAGGAAAAATTTTTTCCAGAAGGTTGGCTTTGGACAAATGTGGCTCTACTGTATAGTACAGTAAATATATCATATACAATTGTAGTTGGGGGCTATCAAGATGACGGATTGAGCAAACGCGGGAGACTAATGAGACTTCAATCTCCGGTGGGACTAATGAAATATTATAGACTACTTGAAAATGTTAAAGTTATATCACTAAAGTATAAGATTAAAAACGCACTAGCTTTCAATGTCTATAAGTTGTCTAATCAAAAATTTATACATACTTTGACCGGTAATGAAATTAAAACTGAGTTTGGACATGATACACTTACTGAAAGACTTTTGAAATTACCAGCAATTATTATTTATTACTATTGGAAAAAAAGATGA
- a CDS encoding EpsG family protein yields MIISGITNIGAIKNIFASIVIILLALLSGTRYHLGGYDYSNYEYMFQLAPTLNHLNLVNYVQQNGLIGSDVGWTFINSTIKSMGFNFYGLTVFVAIFFWFTLYFVLKKYMTNINIFIVIAVYKYLLDVSFIYMRQSVAVAIFALSLRYILNKKIVPYMLLIIFAATVHFSAVILIPIYWINRIKITQKRLLWYTMLFAFSFILVFLHVDVISMFGFFSNIVSGSGAQKISEASNGTLYGEVGILSSILHFIEFLIVDFFLIKNFNKLKLNDEKQLLMIRLFMLLLPIYSVFATSPIMVRYGFYFLFTYPVIIDYLIVKISIINKIFWYSLLVFVSFVGMYKFVIGFDNGADFYYDSFIFHNESIRSNSNE; encoded by the coding sequence ATGATAATCTCTGGAATTACAAATATCGGCGCAATCAAAAATATTTTTGCTAGTATAGTAATTATCTTATTAGCCTTGTTATCGGGAACAAGGTACCATTTAGGTGGTTACGATTACAGTAATTACGAGTATATGTTCCAGTTGGCGCCAACCTTGAACCATTTAAATCTAGTTAACTATGTTCAACAAAATGGGTTAATAGGAAGTGATGTTGGTTGGACATTCATTAATTCAACCATTAAAAGCATGGGATTCAATTTTTATGGACTAACTGTTTTTGTTGCAATATTTTTTTGGTTTACGCTATATTTTGTTTTAAAAAAATATATGACAAACATTAATATCTTTATTGTTATTGCTGTGTATAAATATTTATTAGATGTTTCTTTTATATATATGCGTCAATCAGTAGCAGTCGCAATATTCGCTTTATCTCTGAGATACATTTTAAATAAAAAAATTGTTCCATACATGTTGTTAATTATTTTTGCAGCAACTGTACATTTTTCTGCTGTAATTTTAATACCGATATATTGGATTAATAGAATAAAAATAACTCAAAAAAGATTATTATGGTACACAATGTTATTTGCTTTCAGTTTTATTTTAGTATTTCTACACGTAGATGTTATATCGATGTTTGGCTTTTTTTCGAATATAGTATCTGGTTCAGGTGCTCAGAAAATTTCAGAAGCTTCAAACGGAACGTTGTATGGCGAGGTGGGTATTTTATCAAGCATTCTTCATTTTATAGAATTTTTAATTGTTGATTTTTTCTTAATTAAAAATTTTAACAAGCTGAAATTGAATGATGAAAAACAATTACTAATGATTAGGCTCTTTATGCTTTTGCTTCCAATTTATTCTGTATTTGCCACATCACCAATTATGGTTCGTTATGGCTTTTATTTTTTATTTACATATCCTGTGATTATTGATTACTTAATTGTAAAAATTAGTATAATCAATAAAATATTTTGGTATTCTTTATTGGTATTTGTGTCGTTCGTTGGGATGTATAAGTTTGTAATTGGATTTGATAATGGGGCTGATTTTTATTATGACAGCTTTATTTTTCATAATGAGTCTATTCGTAGTAATTCAAACGAGTAG
- a CDS encoding glycosyltransferase family A protein, with protein sequence MSNDINKGAFFSIIVPMFNSERYIAHTINSIVEQSYSDWELILVDDGSTDDSFKVARKSTENVGHKVKMYSKSNSGLAETRNYGTKYIQGNYILFVDSDDYIDVDLLFILNEYIVKRNQPDILVFDYGEFDDGSNKVKLVTHFDKQLKRYGEVIWNKCFNVSFYIKNNFQFNKGITYEDTAIIHVIMALAKSIVKVEKVGYFYRRERIGSITSNKLDEEVDNRMLALDKFEENIQKYTQNSYILNKKLNRMNYFLSLSWIYLLLDYQNVSNHDDSYKKIVKKIKKSKIRLGIFKSRIAKDIILYLIVIISLDLKFDFIIKKISRMRSLGQ encoded by the coding sequence ATGAGTAATGATATAAATAAAGGAGCATTTTTTTCTATTATTGTGCCCATGTTTAACTCAGAGAGATATATAGCCCATACTATTAATTCCATAGTTGAACAGAGCTACTCTGATTGGGAATTGATTTTAGTAGATGATGGATCAACTGACGATTCATTTAAGGTAGCACGAAAATCTACTGAAAATGTAGGTCACAAAGTGAAAATGTATTCAAAAAGTAACTCAGGCTTAGCTGAGACACGTAATTATGGTACTAAATATATACAAGGAAATTACATTCTATTTGTTGATTCTGATGATTATATTGATGTCGACCTATTATTTATTCTAAACGAATATATTGTTAAACGTAATCAACCAGATATTTTGGTGTTTGATTACGGGGAATTTGACGATGGATCTAATAAAGTTAAATTGGTTACCCATTTTGATAAACAACTAAAACGTTATGGAGAAGTCATTTGGAACAAATGTTTTAATGTGTCTTTTTACATAAAAAATAATTTTCAATTTAACAAAGGTATTACTTACGAAGATACCGCAATTATACATGTTATTATGGCTTTGGCAAAAAGTATTGTTAAAGTTGAAAAAGTAGGCTATTTTTATCGACGTGAGAGGATTGGATCCATCACTTCTAATAAATTAGATGAAGAAGTCGATAATAGAATGTTAGCTTTAGATAAATTTGAAGAAAATATACAAAAGTATACGCAAAATTCATATATACTGAATAAAAAATTGAATAGGATGAATTATTTTCTGAGTTTATCATGGATTTATTTGTTATTAGACTATCAAAATGTATCAAATCATGATGATTCATATAAAAAAATAGTTAAAAAGATAAAAAAATCTAAAATTAGATTAGGAATATTTAAGTCAAGGATAGCTAAAGATATTATTCTTTACCTAATAGTAATAATAAGTTTAGATTTAAAATTTGATTTTATAATAAAAAAAATTAGTAGAATGCGTAGTCTTGGACAATGA
- a CDS encoding flippase, whose protein sequence is MKVLKNFFYNMTYQVLLIILPLVTMPYVSRVLGPDGLGKYSYTNSIMSYFVLLGSLGISLYGSRQVAYVQDSKENRSKVFWDVAILKIVTTVISILLLAFFLTIYNEYTSLIIAQSLTLVANMFDVSWYFIGIEDFKKTITRNVAVKIISLALIFSLVHTKSDLTIYILIITGSTLIGNFILIPFLKGQIYFVDVNKLHFSKHVMPILLLFIPQLATQIYLVVNKTMLGQMDSIKSVGFFSSSDTLVRLALTIVSSISAVLMPRIANLLAKGDKKGVNHYMDKSFQFINFLSFPLVLGLIAISSKFVPLFLGKGFGVVSNLIILESPIIILISWSIAITNQYLIPSGLNKEYIGSTFAGAISNIILNLLFIRNYGVYGAIISTLISELIVLAYLLFGIKNKLNVKKMLFSNIHKYLFSSLVMFLIIILVDIWLPKTICAVILEITLGIIVYIIALFFVKADILLKWEVFFD, encoded by the coding sequence ATGAAAGTTCTAAAAAACTTTTTTTATAATATGACTTATCAAGTTTTATTAATTATTCTCCCTCTGGTAACTATGCCCTACGTGTCCCGTGTTCTTGGACCAGACGGATTGGGAAAATATTCATATACTAATTCAATAATGTCCTATTTTGTTCTATTAGGGAGTTTAGGTATATCATTATACGGAAGTAGACAAGTTGCTTATGTTCAAGATAGCAAAGAAAATCGATCAAAAGTTTTTTGGGATGTTGCTATTTTAAAGATTGTTACAACAGTCATATCTATTTTATTATTAGCTTTTTTTTTAACAATTTACAACGAATATACGAGTTTGATAATCGCGCAGTCTTTAACACTTGTTGCCAATATGTTCGATGTATCTTGGTATTTTATAGGCATTGAAGATTTTAAGAAGACTATTACACGTAATGTTGCAGTAAAGATTATTTCTTTAGCACTTATATTCTCATTGGTACATACTAAAAGTGATTTAACTATCTATATTTTAATTATTACAGGCTCTACTTTAATTGGAAATTTCATATTGATACCTTTTTTAAAGGGGCAGATTTATTTTGTTGATGTAAACAAGCTCCATTTTTCAAAGCACGTAATGCCTATTTTACTGTTATTTATTCCACAACTAGCTACTCAAATTTATTTAGTTGTTAATAAAACAATGCTTGGACAAATGGATTCTATTAAATCGGTTGGTTTCTTTAGCTCATCAGATACTCTTGTACGTTTAGCACTAACCATTGTGTCTTCAATATCAGCTGTATTAATGCCTAGGATTGCTAACTTATTAGCAAAAGGAGATAAAAAGGGCGTAAATCATTATATGGATAAATCTTTTCAATTTATTAACTTTTTGTCATTTCCGTTAGTATTAGGCTTAATAGCAATTTCATCAAAATTTGTTCCTTTATTTTTAGGAAAAGGTTTTGGCGTTGTAAGTAATTTAATTATTCTTGAAAGCCCTATTATTATATTAATTTCTTGGAGTATCGCCATTACAAATCAATACTTAATCCCATCAGGTCTTAACAAAGAATATATCGGATCAACTTTTGCTGGAGCAATTAGTAATATAATACTAAACTTACTTTTTATCCGAAATTATGGGGTTTATGGTGCAATAATCTCAACTTTAATTAGTGAGTTGATAGTACTTGCATATTTACTTTTTGGCATAAAGAACAAGTTAAACGTTAAAAAAATGTTATTTTCTAATATACATAAGTATTTATTTAGCAGTTTGGTTATGTTTCTAATTATAATTCTGGTTGATATTTGGTTGCCAAAAACTATATGTGCAGTTATATTGGAAATAACTTTGGGAATTATTGTGTATATTATTGCTTTGTTTTTTGTTAAGGCAGATATTTTATTAAAATGGGAAGTTTTTTTTGATTGA
- the rfbD gene encoding dTDP-4-dehydrorhamnose reductase: MKFLITGANGQLGQELQKLLRERELDFVAFDSTQLDITSREAVLATFESVKPDVILHAAAYTKVDLAEDDGREVNWQVNVNGTKNVADAVKKIGAKVVAVSTDYVFDGTQNNDYVETDPVNPQNAYGRAKLAGELAVTESGADAYIVRTSWVFGEFGNNFVYTMQRLATTHPRLTVVNDQLGRPTWTRTLAEFMLHLVDVKATYGVYHLSNTGTTTWFDFAREILKNTDVEIAPVTSAEFPQKAYRPRHSVMSLDKAESTGFEILNWREALNAFLMGLD; the protein is encoded by the coding sequence ATGAAGTTTTTAATCACAGGTGCAAACGGCCAATTAGGTCAAGAATTACAAAAGTTATTGCGTGAACGTGAACTAGATTTTGTGGCTTTTGACTCGACACAATTAGATATTACAAGCCGTGAAGCAGTACTTGCAACTTTTGAATCAGTCAAGCCAGATGTTATATTACATGCTGCTGCATATACTAAAGTTGATTTGGCAGAAGATGACGGCCGTGAAGTGAATTGGCAAGTGAACGTTAATGGCACTAAAAATGTCGCTGATGCGGTTAAAAAAATTGGAGCTAAGGTAGTAGCTGTATCCACAGATTATGTCTTTGATGGCACCCAAAATAATGATTATGTTGAAACAGATCCGGTGAACCCGCAAAACGCATATGGCCGTGCTAAGTTAGCCGGTGAATTAGCAGTCACGGAAAGTGGCGCTGATGCTTATATTGTACGTACCAGTTGGGTATTTGGTGAGTTTGGGAATAACTTTGTCTATACAATGCAGCGATTAGCCACAACACATCCTAGGTTAACAGTTGTTAATGATCAATTAGGCCGACCAACTTGGACGCGAACATTAGCTGAATTCATGTTACATTTAGTTGATGTTAAGGCAACTTATGGTGTTTATCATCTGTCTAATACGGGGACAACAACATGGTTTGACTTTGCCCGTGAGATTTTGAAAAACACTGATGTTGAAATTGCACCAGTCACAAGTGCCGAGTTCCCGCAAAAGGCTTATCGGCCAAGACATTCTGTCATGAGCTTAGATAAAGCTGAATCCACTGGATTTGAAATTTTGAATTGGCGTGAAGCTTTGAATGCGTTTTTGATGGGACTGGACTAA
- a CDS encoding threonine/serine ThrE exporter family protein, translating into MDKFIKQQTSLSQSHHMAIPWQSLIQNDKQPAKDASLPERASIVGRIGIQMLSCGTGAWRVRDAMNKIARKLDLSCSADIGLINLTYTCFSDGHSYTQQLSLPNTGVNTDKLNTLENFVKHIGDTFSTLTVRQVHNKINDIQNKPKQYSPIVAGLAAALACSAFIFLLGGGIPEMICSFIGAGIGNFVRATLGKHTITTLVGVAISVAIACLVYMFAFKIFETYLHVLVQHEAGYIGAMLFVVPGFPFITSMLDMSKLDMRSGLERLTYAIMITLVATLVGWLVALFFDFRPENFLPLGLSPIVIGLLRLPASFCGVYGFSIMFNSSQRMAIVAGFIGALANTLRLELVDLTTIPPAAAAFVGALVAGLIASIVTRYNGYPRISLTVPAIVIMVPGLYIYRAIYNIGTNQIAVGALWMTKAALIMMFLPLGLFVARTLLDKNWRHFD; encoded by the coding sequence ATGGATAAATTTATTAAACAGCAAACATCTCTTTCACAATCTCATCACATGGCAATTCCTTGGCAAAGTCTGATTCAAAACGATAAGCAACCAGCTAAAGACGCCAGTTTGCCAGAACGTGCTTCAATTGTTGGTCGTATTGGCATCCAAATGTTGTCATGTGGTACTGGTGCATGGCGCGTTCGAGACGCAATGAATAAAATAGCTAGAAAATTAGATCTCAGTTGTTCTGCTGATATTGGTTTAATTAATTTAACATATACTTGTTTTAGTGATGGTCATAGCTATACACAACAACTATCATTACCTAATACTGGTGTAAATACTGACAAATTAAACACACTAGAAAACTTTGTCAAACATATAGGCGATACTTTTTCGACGTTAACCGTACGACAGGTTCACAACAAAATCAACGACATTCAAAACAAGCCCAAACAATATTCGCCTATAGTCGCTGGCTTAGCAGCTGCTCTTGCATGTAGTGCCTTTATTTTTCTACTTGGTGGTGGCATACCAGAAATGATCTGTTCTTTTATCGGTGCCGGTATTGGTAATTTTGTCCGCGCAACCCTAGGAAAACACACGATTACTACGCTCGTTGGTGTCGCTATCAGTGTTGCCATTGCCTGCTTAGTCTATATGTTTGCCTTCAAAATATTTGAAACCTATCTTCATGTCTTAGTCCAACATGAAGCAGGTTATATTGGCGCAATGTTGTTTGTTGTCCCCGGTTTCCCTTTTATTACCAGTATGTTAGATATGTCAAAATTAGATATGCGCTCCGGCTTAGAAAGATTAACCTATGCTATCATGATTACTCTGGTTGCAACCCTAGTTGGTTGGTTAGTCGCGTTATTTTTTGATTTTCGACCTGAAAACTTTTTACCACTCGGACTATCCCCCATCGTTATTGGCTTACTCAGATTACCGGCCAGTTTTTGCGGTGTCTATGGTTTCTCCATTATGTTTAATAGTTCACAAAGGATGGCTATTGTGGCTGGCTTTATTGGTGCACTTGCCAATACTTTACGCTTAGAATTGGTCGATTTGACAACCATTCCACCAGCAGCAGCGGCATTTGTTGGTGCACTTGTTGCTGGATTAATTGCTTCAATTGTCACACGTTACAACGGCTATCCCAGAATTTCATTAACGGTCCCAGCAATCGTTATTATGGTTCCTGGCTTATATATTTATCGCGCAATTTACAATATTGGCACAAATCAGATAGCAGTTGGCGCGCTTTGGATGACCAAAGCTGCTTTAATTATGATGTTTTTACCCCTTGGTCTATTCGTAGCACGTACACTGCTAGACAAAAATTGGCGCCACTTTGATTAA